In Pseudobacter ginsenosidimutans, the following are encoded in one genomic region:
- a CDS encoding carbohydrate-binding protein has product MKNLLILLLCTIAWSSSHAQYILIDDMEGNGPGSGNWIYNAGANATGSVIFNAANPAPSGVNSSSHVAKFTKDTSCSPYMAASCSLPAPLDLSAGATFRMRVYSNVREEVLFKLQPGSDYTQAVFKTYRIQNLNQWEEVEFTFTGINHRTDLNRITIQFIDGKKANGILYFDHIEAPNPTSIRLTSQHIPMGNENGTNIEVKITGDRFKPVIIPSHWHTSILPPGITVSNILRQNDSTVNILLSGNSSANYSTTTLRLTVDSAALQNPKAVSYTAKGSVVFDGNPEWTMIYNDEFDYEGQPNPAKWTTDPRPKGWINSEQQVYTDSSYDNARVRNGSLVITGKKNYPTGDPAAPYSSARVISLGKMEFLYGKAEMRAKLPRARGSWPAFWLMPTTNAYGNWPKSGEIDILEHVGNNFGKAMCAVHTENKNWTNGGNLGGNQILPDLDTAYHVYGVEWSPDSLRFTHDGVGFYTYVNPHTDWKDWPFDKPFYVILNIAMGGGMGGTIVDADWPDSMLVDYVRISQKGLGTPYPDSISISPADISVLPGKTQIFTAKVLDQNGHVMTGITPSWSISGNGNTIDASGLATINSSGVITAIANVDTFTVQGSTNINVRPVNYKPVPARIEAENFDNSNGGRTETTADTSGVLNMSYIGNGTWFEYDIDVPDNAAYRLRFRVAVSTASKFSIYNDTTALGSVTLPPSGGWQQWMTVTSAPIILGPGPKTIRIHSHSAGWNFNWLQVVPAGDHAVAAVAIQPDSARIFTGGNVQLTAIGYDADSNYIMLSPAATWSTSGAGALVTSNGLFSSDSAGIFTVSASSGTLSGLAIVNVSGTPVLSRISIVPDTIIVPLGASQQFTAKGFDQYNTQVPLTGTITWTSTGSQNSITQTGLFTAGNIPGSFLVGASSGGVTGTLDLELGYTCTVNNLYEAESSSARAPGLTPVATDDSSGSQHFDGVSSGKWFAYNNLKVPSAGRYNIRLRISTTAPASIRIGHGAFTFRIIQVPSTGGNWQTISDTVTLPALSYTGIHAASGSFRFNWFTIDNCASAPPAVRLELLPDTVAMLVGEGRQFTATGYDANDQPIQLPGINWSVNGNGNTIDSTGLLSANALPGNYQVIADWQAFSDTALVQLSCAFTQHHEAESCAFRHSGPSLEACTDAGGGKNFTGLVPGHWFAYNTLNVPSAGLYRISFRVLTTAPASFKIGHSTFNFGIKSIPSTNGAWQTITDTITLPALTYTGIHVISGNPKFNWFLIDNCTNSGMLTVQQNSTREISIRENRLAVSPNPATGNIIISTGNTVYRDIKVFDMSGRLVATWPVAPGQRTITKDISHFVSGIYLLLFQGPSGQQSLRVVRQ; this is encoded by the coding sequence ATGAAAAATCTACTCATACTGCTCCTGTGCACCATTGCATGGAGCAGCAGCCATGCTCAATACATCCTTATCGATGATATGGAGGGCAATGGCCCGGGCTCCGGTAACTGGATCTACAATGCCGGCGCCAATGCCACTGGTTCCGTCATCTTCAATGCAGCCAATCCTGCACCATCTGGGGTGAACTCCAGTTCACATGTGGCAAAATTCACGAAAGACACCAGCTGCTCTCCCTATATGGCTGCCAGCTGCAGCCTGCCTGCACCGCTCGATCTTTCCGCCGGCGCCACTTTCCGGATGCGCGTATACAGCAATGTACGGGAAGAAGTGTTGTTCAAGCTGCAACCCGGCAGTGATTACACACAGGCCGTTTTCAAAACATACCGGATCCAAAATCTGAACCAATGGGAAGAAGTGGAGTTCACATTTACCGGCATCAATCATCGTACTGATCTCAACCGGATCACTATTCAGTTTATCGATGGGAAAAAAGCGAATGGCATTCTTTACTTCGATCATATCGAAGCGCCGAATCCCACCAGCATCCGGCTCACCAGCCAGCATATCCCCATGGGTAATGAGAACGGGACAAATATCGAAGTAAAAATCACAGGCGATAGATTCAAACCTGTGATCATCCCTTCCCACTGGCACACCTCCATATTACCGCCGGGTATAACGGTCAGCAATATCCTAAGACAGAACGACAGCACAGTGAACATCCTGCTCAGCGGCAACTCTTCCGCTAATTATTCCACTACAACGCTCCGCCTGACGGTTGACTCTGCTGCACTTCAAAACCCAAAAGCAGTTAGCTACACTGCAAAGGGGTCTGTGGTGTTTGATGGCAATCCCGAATGGACGATGATCTATAATGATGAGTTCGATTATGAAGGTCAGCCCAACCCCGCAAAATGGACAACCGATCCTCGTCCAAAAGGATGGATCAACAGTGAACAACAGGTGTATACCGATTCATCATATGATAATGCACGGGTCCGCAATGGCAGCCTGGTGATCACAGGAAAGAAGAATTATCCTACAGGCGATCCTGCTGCACCATATTCCTCCGCACGTGTGATCTCACTCGGAAAAATGGAATTCCTTTATGGCAAAGCTGAAATGCGCGCAAAACTACCCCGCGCAAGAGGCTCCTGGCCTGCATTCTGGCTGATGCCGACCACAAACGCTTATGGTAACTGGCCAAAAAGCGGCGAAATAGATATACTGGAACATGTAGGCAATAATTTCGGAAAGGCCATGTGCGCCGTTCACACGGAAAACAAGAACTGGACAAATGGAGGAAACCTCGGAGGCAACCAGATACTCCCCGACCTCGATACTGCCTATCATGTTTACGGAGTAGAATGGAGCCCTGACTCATTACGTTTCACACACGATGGCGTCGGCTTTTACACCTATGTAAATCCGCATACCGACTGGAAGGACTGGCCTTTTGACAAGCCATTCTATGTGATCCTGAATATCGCCATGGGTGGTGGAATGGGAGGAACGATCGTTGATGCAGACTGGCCCGACAGTATGCTGGTGGACTATGTGCGCATTTCCCAGAAAGGGCTCGGCACACCTTATCCCGATTCAATTTCCATTTCACCTGCAGACATTTCCGTGCTGCCGGGAAAAACACAAATATTCACAGCAAAAGTATTGGATCAGAACGGGCATGTGATGACCGGCATAACACCGTCCTGGAGCATTTCAGGAAATGGCAATACGATCGATGCATCAGGATTGGCCACCATCAATAGCTCCGGTGTGATCACGGCCATTGCCAATGTGGATACGTTCACCGTACAGGGCAGCACCAATATCAATGTGCGGCCTGTCAATTATAAGCCTGTACCTGCCCGGATAGAAGCGGAGAACTTCGACAATTCGAATGGCGGGCGTACCGAAACTACAGCAGATACCAGTGGAGTACTGAATATGAGTTATATCGGCAATGGCACCTGGTTTGAATACGATATCGATGTACCGGATAACGCGGCTTACCGTTTGCGCTTCAGGGTTGCCGTTAGTACAGCTTCCAAATTTTCCATTTATAACGACACTACCGCGCTGGGCTCTGTAACGCTTCCACCCAGCGGCGGATGGCAGCAATGGATGACGGTCACTTCAGCTCCGATCATATTGGGACCGGGCCCAAAAACCATCAGGATCCATTCACATTCGGCTGGCTGGAATTTCAACTGGCTGCAGGTGGTGCCAGCGGGTGATCATGCAGTAGCCGCAGTTGCCATTCAACCGGATAGCGCCCGGATATTTACCGGAGGCAATGTTCAGTTAACGGCCATCGGCTATGATGCAGATTCAAATTACATCATGCTTTCACCCGCTGCAACCTGGAGTACCAGTGGTGCAGGCGCACTGGTAACCAGCAATGGATTGTTCTCATCCGATTCAGCAGGCATATTTACGGTAAGCGCCAGTTCAGGTACATTGAGCGGCCTGGCCATTGTGAATGTATCAGGCACGCCGGTCCTGTCCCGGATCAGCATTGTGCCGGATACAATCATAGTCCCCCTGGGCGCGTCACAACAATTCACAGCAAAGGGATTTGATCAGTACAATACACAGGTGCCACTAACGGGCACCATCACCTGGACTTCCACCGGATCACAAAACAGTATTACCCAAACGGGATTGTTTACGGCAGGTAATATACCCGGCAGTTTTCTTGTTGGCGCCAGCTCAGGAGGAGTTACCGGCACACTTGACCTGGAACTCGGTTATACATGTACGGTAAATAACCTTTATGAAGCAGAATCGTCCTCGGCGCGCGCTCCCGGCCTCACACCGGTTGCTACGGACGACAGCAGCGGCAGCCAGCATTTCGATGGCGTTAGTTCCGGCAAATGGTTTGCTTATAACAACCTGAAAGTGCCTTCAGCAGGCAGATACAATATCCGCCTGCGCATTTCCACCACAGCTCCGGCCAGCATCAGGATCGGGCATGGCGCTTTTACTTTCCGTATCATCCAGGTGCCATCCACCGGGGGAAACTGGCAAACCATTTCAGACACTGTAACGCTTCCCGCTTTGTCGTACACAGGCATTCACGCAGCTTCAGGTTCTTTCCGGTTCAACTGGTTCACGATAGACAACTGTGCATCCGCCCCGCCTGCTGTGCGGCTTGAACTGTTGCCCGATACTGTGGCCATGCTGGTTGGAGAAGGTCGTCAGTTCACAGCAACGGGATACGATGCAAACGATCAACCCATTCAATTGCCCGGCATCAACTGGTCAGTTAACGGGAACGGCAATACGATAGATTCAACTGGCCTGCTTTCCGCCAATGCCCTGCCCGGCAACTACCAGGTGATTGCAGACTGGCAGGCATTCAGTGATACAGCATTAGTGCAACTTTCCTGTGCGTTCACCCAGCATCACGAAGCGGAGAGCTGCGCTTTCCGCCATTCAGGTCCATCGCTGGAAGCCTGTACAGATGCAGGTGGCGGAAAAAATTTCACAGGTCTTGTACCCGGGCATTGGTTCGCGTACAATACTTTGAATGTTCCGTCTGCCGGATTATATCGCATCAGTTTCCGCGTTTTGACAACAGCACCCGCCTCCTTCAAAATAGGGCATAGTACTTTTAATTTCGGTATCAAATCCATTCCTTCAACAAACGGCGCCTGGCAAACGATCACGGATACCATTACATTACCTGCACTGACTTACACAGGCATCCATGTGATATCGGGTAATCCCAAATTCAACTGGTTCCTGATCGATAACTGCACAAATTCCGGGATGCTGACTGTACAGCAAAACAGTACAAGGGAAATAAGCATCCGGGAAAACCGGCTGGCCGTTTCTCCCAATCCGGCCACAGGCAATATCATAATCAGTACAGGCAACACAGTGTACCGGGATATTAAAGTGTTCGACATGAGTGGGCGACTGGTAGCAACATGGCCGGTTGCGCCGGGCCAGCGAACGATTACAAAAGATATCAGTCATTTTGTTTCCGGCATTTATCTGTTATTATTCCAGGGGCCTTCCGGGCAGCAATCCCTGAGAGTGGTCCGGCAATAA
- a CDS encoding helix-turn-helix transcriptional regulator — translation MSRTLFIFLLLIFPFFQAHAQTLQLSDYLKIWSINDIGQTEKAATLFDDLSLHKDSARYFNLVRELDKQISVEQSPRLFIRLIMYKALWSMETQADQKDAIRRHHQQTLEAIRLAWPLKDKQLNAELYALFGELSLRLPDLEQSLLYNLRSLDMQEQIGQQYFPKICWTYFSVARSLYLTRDYAQSVKYGLKCIDALKKLPEVSRYDRIFLADIIGSAYNKTGKKDSAAWYYQEIKRLIAEQDPAHPETLPRWNSLWMGLTDGYLGRIETGKQKFATAAPLLQHAVQASLNYGDTANAACFLNDLAGISYQQKNFPNALAQWRQAFNWSTRTHEKQAIADAAQGLSQLFRDLQQPDSSYYYFGQFHLVNDSLAALINRSQLNAARAKLDYEQLQESLEKAESDMQSERGMKKLLVAAIAMLVIIAAFSWYRISTWHKRRAALHQKKIRQVQQKEAEARTKLEQFKSRINEKNEEIEALQHQISQSVQTNPVELFPSVLLTEEDWVNFKNDFIKAYPGFFPGLRETVKDLTPAQERLAALIKLNFDNAQAAACLGISKDSVSRGKRRLRQSMNLATDINLEEFISSIK, via the coding sequence ATGAGCCGTACTTTATTCATCTTCCTTTTATTGATTTTTCCTTTTTTTCAGGCGCATGCGCAAACATTACAACTATCGGATTACCTGAAGATCTGGTCCATCAATGATATTGGCCAAACAGAGAAAGCAGCCACACTCTTTGATGACCTCAGCCTTCATAAGGATTCCGCCAGGTATTTCAACCTGGTCCGGGAACTGGACAAGCAGATCAGTGTTGAACAATCGCCCCGGCTCTTCATCCGCCTGATCATGTACAAGGCGCTCTGGTCCATGGAAACACAGGCGGATCAAAAAGATGCCATCCGTCGCCATCATCAGCAAACACTGGAAGCCATCAGGCTGGCCTGGCCACTGAAGGATAAACAACTGAACGCCGAGCTCTATGCGCTTTTCGGAGAACTGAGCCTCCGCCTGCCAGACCTGGAACAATCACTGTTGTACAATCTCCGGTCTCTTGACATGCAGGAGCAGATCGGTCAGCAATATTTCCCGAAGATCTGCTGGACTTATTTCTCCGTTGCACGTTCACTTTATCTCACCCGTGATTATGCGCAATCCGTGAAGTATGGACTGAAATGCATTGACGCACTGAAAAAACTCCCTGAAGTGAGTCGGTATGATCGCATCTTCCTTGCCGATATCATCGGTTCGGCCTACAATAAAACAGGAAAAAAAGACAGCGCTGCCTGGTATTACCAGGAGATCAAGCGGCTGATCGCTGAACAGGATCCGGCACATCCGGAAACACTCCCCCGCTGGAACTCTCTCTGGATGGGACTTACAGACGGTTATCTCGGCAGGATCGAAACAGGGAAACAAAAATTTGCAACAGCCGCCCCCCTGCTGCAACATGCCGTGCAGGCCAGCCTTAACTATGGAGATACTGCCAATGCCGCCTGCTTTCTCAACGATCTTGCCGGTATCAGTTATCAGCAGAAAAACTTTCCCAATGCCCTCGCTCAATGGAGACAGGCTTTTAACTGGAGCACACGCACCCATGAAAAACAGGCAATCGCCGATGCAGCCCAGGGACTGAGCCAGCTGTTCCGCGACCTGCAACAACCAGATAGCTCTTATTATTATTTCGGCCAATTTCACCTGGTGAACGATAGCCTGGCGGCCCTCATCAACCGCAGCCAGCTCAATGCTGCCCGCGCCAAACTGGATTATGAACAACTCCAGGAATCACTGGAAAAGGCGGAATCTGACATGCAGTCTGAAAGAGGTATGAAGAAACTGCTGGTAGCCGCCATTGCTATGCTGGTGATCATCGCAGCCTTCAGCTGGTACCGGATCAGCACCTGGCATAAAAGAAGAGCAGCGTTACACCAGAAAAAGATCCGGCAGGTACAACAGAAAGAAGCCGAAGCCAGAACAAAACTGGAACAGTTCAAAAGCCGGATCAATGAAAAGAACGAAGAGATAGAAGCGCTGCAACATCAAATCTCCCAATCCGTACAAACCAACCCGGTGGAACTTTTTCCTTCAGTTCTACTGACAGAAGAGGACTGGGTCAATTTCAAGAACGACTTCATCAAAGCATATCCCGGTTTCTTCCCCGGCCTCCGCGAAACAGTCAAAGACCTGACGCCTGCGCAGGAAAGACTGGCCGCTCTCATCAAACTCAATTTCGATAATGCACAGGCCGCAGCCTGCCTGGGCATCAGCAAAGACAGTGTGAGCCGCGGAAAAAGAAGGCTCCGCCAAAGCATGAACCTCGCTACCGATATCAACCTGGAAGAATTCATCTCCTCCATTAAGTAA
- a CDS encoding FAD-dependent oxidoreductase, producing the protein MKYFRGLFLFLSGIVCLAGCENNTNQTKTDICIYGGNAAGVMAAYTAAKMNMNVLLIEPGHRLGGLTSGGLGYTDIGNKYAISGLALDFYRRVGKHYGKLEQWIFEPHVAENILKDLISDAKVQVIYGHQLSAVEKADGKIISITVDSVAGGHPKKIDASMFLDCSYEGDLMAKAGISYTVGREDNSLYKETYNGVQVLEGHQFPDGIDPYKIPGNSSSGLIWGVSDGSLAAQGSGDKKVQAYNFRICLSRDPANLVPITQPDNYDPARYELLLRYLKHKVPGDLWGFLKFDLMPNNKTDINNNGPISTDMIGMNHNYPEADYATRKKIWKEHEDYTKGLLYFIGHDERMPEHLRKQMLQWGYPKDEYIENNHWSPQLYVREARRMIGAYVMTQHNCEGREIVEDTIGLAAYTMDSHNCQRIVVNGMVKNEGNVEIGGFGPYPISYRSIIPKASECTNLLVPVCLSASHIAYGSIRMEPVFMVLGQSAAIAATLAIKEKTTVQQVDAKAIQSLLAKDPLMNGRTPELVVDNDDTAHVQQTGSWSHHKRGSYGQSMLIDSSKGKEPKSIRFLPQLTQSGDYQVYTYIPKLSGISSVIPVSLFDGAVTKHIDIKAADITVEGQTSGEWISLGKHRLEKEQPVYIEISNNGANGLVFADAVLLIPM; encoded by the coding sequence ATGAAATATTTCAGAGGGTTATTTCTTTTCCTGTCAGGCATCGTCTGCCTGGCAGGTTGTGAGAACAACACCAATCAAACAAAGACCGATATCTGCATCTATGGCGGGAATGCGGCGGGCGTGATGGCCGCCTATACCGCAGCAAAGATGAACATGAATGTATTGCTGATAGAGCCCGGCCATCGTCTCGGTGGCCTTACTTCCGGTGGACTTGGCTATACAGATATCGGCAACAAATACGCGATCAGCGGTCTTGCTCTCGACTTCTACCGCCGTGTTGGCAAACATTATGGAAAACTGGAACAATGGATATTTGAGCCGCATGTTGCAGAGAATATCCTGAAAGATCTGATCAGCGATGCAAAAGTGCAGGTGATCTATGGTCATCAACTTTCTGCAGTGGAAAAAGCAGATGGGAAAATCATCTCCATCACTGTCGATTCTGTTGCCGGCGGCCACCCGAAAAAGATCGATGCTTCCATGTTCCTCGACTGCTCCTATGAGGGGGATCTCATGGCAAAGGCTGGTATTTCGTATACAGTAGGACGTGAGGACAACAGCTTGTACAAAGAAACATACAATGGCGTGCAGGTACTGGAAGGCCATCAGTTCCCCGATGGCATCGATCCCTACAAGATCCCCGGCAACAGCAGCAGCGGACTGATCTGGGGAGTAAGTGATGGCAGTCTTGCTGCACAGGGAAGCGGCGACAAAAAAGTACAGGCCTATAATTTCAGGATCTGTCTTAGCAGGGATCCGGCCAATCTGGTGCCCATCACTCAACCTGATAATTATGACCCGGCCCGTTACGAGCTCCTGCTTCGTTACCTCAAACACAAAGTTCCCGGCGATCTCTGGGGTTTCCTGAAATTTGATCTGATGCCCAACAACAAGACCGATATCAATAATAACGGTCCCATTTCAACGGATATGATCGGCATGAACCATAACTATCCCGAAGCCGATTACGCCACCCGTAAAAAGATCTGGAAAGAGCATGAAGATTACACAAAGGGATTACTCTATTTTATCGGACATGATGAGCGTATGCCCGAACACCTGCGCAAACAAATGCTGCAATGGGGATATCCAAAAGACGAGTACATTGAAAACAATCACTGGTCACCACAACTCTATGTTCGGGAAGCGCGCCGCATGATCGGCGCCTATGTAATGACGCAGCACAACTGCGAAGGCAGGGAGATTGTGGAAGACACTATCGGCCTGGCTGCCTACACCATGGATTCGCATAACTGTCAGCGTATAGTGGTGAACGGTATGGTGAAGAATGAAGGCAATGTGGAGATCGGTGGATTTGGCCCCTATCCTATTTCCTACCGTTCCATTATTCCCAAAGCATCGGAATGTACAAACCTGCTGGTTCCTGTTTGTTTGTCTGCCAGCCATATCGCCTATGGCTCCATACGCATGGAGCCTGTGTTCATGGTACTGGGCCAGTCCGCAGCTATTGCAGCAACACTCGCTATCAAAGAAAAGACCACTGTGCAGCAGGTTGATGCAAAAGCCATTCAATCATTGCTGGCGAAAGATCCTTTGATGAATGGAAGAACACCAGAGCTGGTTGTTGATAACGACGATACCGCGCATGTTCAGCAAACAGGCAGCTGGAGCCATCACAAAAGAGGTTCCTATGGTCAATCCATGCTGATAGACAGCAGTAAAGGCAAGGAGCCAAAATCGATCCGTTTTCTTCCACAGCTGACGCAATCCGGCGATTACCAGGTGTACACCTATATCCCAAAACTGTCAGGTATTTCTTCGGTTATACCTGTTAGTTTGTTCGATGGCGCCGTCACCAAACACATCGATATCAAAGCTGCAGACATTACCGTGGAAGGACAAACTTCCGGTGAATGGATCAGCCTGGGTAAACACCGGCTGGAAAAAGAACAGCCTGTTTACATAGAAATCTCCAACAACGGAGCCAATGGTCTCGTGTTTGCCGACGCAGTACTGCTGATCCCTATGTAG
- a CDS encoding RagB/SusD family nutrient uptake outer membrane protein, whose translation MKSFLITAGLSLFLLASCSKWLDERPQAMAEENFYTTNVEIESGLNAIYETVRYLSTFGGFYTIQHEINTEYMYGRGSFAPMNTYQGLDNNNVGRITDTWNNFYKGVRNANLIIKKAPLATLVTEADKNKYIGEARFLRALYYFHLVRNWAGIPLHTENNLDSINVPKTSADKIYELIESDLLFAEQYLPDNPRLVGAATKWAAKTTLAEVALTLKKYDLARRAANEVIESKKYSLVPVSVGADFEQLYGRDANNTSEEILYFKYSSKVSGQGYQYLAYLHASKTTHFPPGGFATIYSDSLNPFLKNWDRADLRYYFNWYPSDVGVPQKTTVLCKKFSDRQATVQAAANNDYPLYKYSDLLLFYAEAEAVSNNAVTADAVEKLNMVRRRAYGKPANTPDPSVDLAVGDFASLDAFVRRVVLEHGYESIGEGKHWFDLKRLGLVKEVIQEVEGLTVADKHMLWPIPPREFNGNTALDPTRDQNPGY comes from the coding sequence ATGAAATCATTCCTGATAACTGCCGGGCTCAGCCTTTTCCTGCTGGCCTCCTGCTCCAAATGGCTCGACGAGCGCCCCCAGGCGATGGCCGAGGAAAATTTTTACACCACCAACGTAGAGATCGAATCCGGGCTGAATGCCATTTATGAAACGGTTCGCTACCTCTCCACTTTTGGTGGCTTCTATACCATTCAACATGAGATCAATACCGAATACATGTACGGCCGTGGCAGCTTTGCGCCTATGAATACTTACCAGGGGCTCGACAATAATAATGTTGGCCGTATTACCGATACCTGGAACAATTTTTATAAAGGTGTTCGCAATGCCAATCTCATCATTAAGAAAGCGCCGCTCGCAACACTTGTTACGGAAGCAGACAAGAACAAATATATCGGAGAAGCCAGGTTCCTGCGCGCGCTCTATTACTTTCACCTGGTAAGGAACTGGGCCGGTATTCCATTGCATACGGAAAACAATCTCGATTCCATCAATGTTCCCAAAACCAGTGCGGACAAAATATATGAACTGATCGAATCTGACCTGTTGTTTGCCGAACAATATCTTCCTGATAATCCACGCCTGGTAGGCGCTGCCACCAAATGGGCTGCAAAGACAACCCTGGCAGAAGTGGCGCTCACACTGAAAAAATATGATCTCGCCCGCCGTGCAGCCAATGAAGTGATAGAATCGAAAAAATATTCCCTGGTGCCGGTTTCAGTGGGTGCTGACTTTGAACAATTGTACGGACGTGATGCCAATAATACATCGGAAGAGATCCTGTATTTCAAATACTCCTCCAAAGTATCCGGACAGGGGTACCAATACCTTGCTTACCTGCATGCCTCCAAAACCACCCATTTCCCGCCAGGAGGTTTTGCCACCATTTACAGCGATTCCCTGAACCCTTTTCTGAAAAACTGGGACAGGGCCGATCTGCGTTATTATTTCAACTGGTATCCATCCGATGTAGGTGTGCCACAGAAAACTACTGTTCTCTGTAAAAAATTCAGTGACCGCCAGGCAACCGTTCAGGCAGCGGCCAATAATGATTACCCGCTTTATAAATATTCCGATCTTTTACTTTTCTATGCCGAAGCTGAAGCAGTATCCAATAACGCAGTGACTGCCGATGCGGTAGAAAAACTGAACATGGTCCGCCGCCGTGCTTACGGCAAGCCCGCCAATACGCCAGATCCGTCCGTAGATCTTGCTGTTGGTGATTTTGCATCACTCGATGCCTTTGTACGGCGCGTAGTGCTGGAGCACGGCTATGAATCGATCGGAGAAGGCAAACACTGGTTCGATCTGAAACGACTTGGATTAGTAAAAGAAGTGATCCAGGAAGTGGAAGGACTTACAGTGGCAGATAAGCATATGCTCTGGCCGATCCCTCCGCGCGAATTCAATGGCAATACAGCGCTTGACCCTACCCGTGATCAGAATCCCGGGTACTAA